The region GACTTCCTAACTCACCCATGCGCCGCGACTCTCTCTTTTATCAACTCTTTGCCCTCTTGGGCATAGACACCCCTGAGGGGTATCGTTTTGACTCAGTTGAGCTGAAGCAAACCGCCTTTCGCATCGATGGCGTCTTTGTGCCCCCTGACCCTGCAGGCACGGTTTATTTCTGTGAGGTGCAGTTTCAGCGGGATAACACCTTCTATGAACGCTTCTTTGCGGAGATTTTTCTCTATCTGCGCCTGTATCGCTCCACCTTTGCAGATTGGCAAGCGGTGGTGATTTATCCGAATCGGCAAACGGAGCAAGAGTCTTTTGCTCCCTATGACCTGTTGGTCCATAGTCCCCGCCTGCGGCGAGTGTATCTGAATGAGTTGGGGTCACCGGACAACTTGCCATTGAGCCTGGCCCTGATGCAGCTTACGGTGTTATCCGAAGCAGAGATGCCCACAGTGGCAAGGTTACTGGCTGAGCGCACTCACACAGAGGCGGTGCCAAGGCCAGAAGTCATAATAGAGTTAATCACGACGATTGTGCTGTACAAGTTCACGGAGCTGAGTCGGGAGGAGGTGTTGCGGATGCTGGGGTTTACCACTGAGGAACTGAAGCGGACACGATTTTATCGGGAGGTGTATGCGGAGGCACGGGAGGAAGGATTACACGAAGGATTGCAACAGGGATTGCAACAAGGATTACAGCAGGGATTACAGCAAGGAAGACAACAGGGATTGCAACAGGGACTGCAACAAGGACTGGAGCAGGGACTGCAACAAGGATTACAGCAGGGATTACAGCAGGGAGAAGCACTTGTGATTTTGCGGCAGTTAAGGCGGCGATTTGGGAGTGTGCCTAGTGAGCTGGAGGAGCGAATCTGGCGGCTCTCTGTTTCACAGATTGAGGCTTTGGCGGAAGCGTTGCTTGACTTCAGGGAGCTGGAGGAAGTGGCAGCATGGCTAGGGCGCTTTGCTTGAGTGGTGCTGCGGGTCAGGGGGGAAGGGGTCTTGGTCGGGTGACGGTGGTGGCATAGAGGTTAAAAGTTTAAGTGGTATTGCTATTGCTTAATTAAGCTTAATTAAGAAGTGTTGCTATTGCTGAACTAGTGGCAATCATCTGCAGGGGTTGGGAAATTTTTCGGGAATGTTGCTGCGAGATGAAATTTTTTATTAAGGGAAAACCATACTAAGTTTATGGAGCCTGTGGGGTGTGGATACCCTAAGGTGTGGCTTGCGGATGGCAGGTTGGCTTTCTGGTGCGTTGATTAGGTGCGGCTATGAAAGAGCATTATCGCTCCCTTGGACTTTCGAAGCGACAGTATCGCAAACTGATGCGGTCTATCCGTCATCTGTTTTTCCAGTTACAGCGGTGGGTGCGGCGGCGGCTGGCACCCCTAGGACTGCAACAACGGCGACAGGGACGGTTGCGCTGGGGGCGAGCAGGGTTTGTGCTGCCAACGGTGGTGATTGTCTTGGTGGTGGTGACGCTGACGGTGGCGGCTTTGATGATCCGCACGCTGAACCGCACTGCTGAGGTGAGTGGTCAACGTCAAGAAATTCAAGTGATGAATGCGACGGCACCGGCCATTGACCGGGCGCGGGCCAAGTTGGAGTATTTCTTTACGCAAGACCCTTTGCGGCCCAATGGCGTACCAGGGGAAGATGTGATTAACCAAATTATTGGGAACCAAGGGAGTGCGGCGCGCGATCCTGATCCTTACACCTTGGCGGATGAGCAACGCATTGACTTCGATGGGGACGGCAACCTAGATAATGCCTGGGCCTTTCAACCCACGCCAACTTCCATTGTGGCCTACTCGATTTTGATGAAACGGCCCAATGATACGCAGCTTAACCAGAGTGACGCCGACAAAGCAAGGCAGCTCATTACCCGCAGTCGGCCCATGGGGATTACGGAACTGGGGAATCAGTGTGGGGACGTGGGCAATCTTGCCGGCCAACAAACGGAGGTCGGCTGGGATGAGGTGACCAGTGCCATTCTGCGGAAGAACTTTCAGATCAATGCCTTTGTTTATGAAAACCGCAACGGCGGTCAAGCCCTCTCGACGGTTGAGTTTGTGCAAGAGCGGCAAATGGAGCGGGGCAATAAGTGGGGGGCGTGGTTCCGTAATGACTTGGAGATTTTCCCGGGGCCAGACTTTCGCTGGAATGGGGCGATGCACACAGAAGGCAGCATTTTCATGACCAGTGGCAATGGTTTTACTGCTTACCTTGTGAGCTCGCCAAAATCCTGCATTTACACGCGATCGGCCTCAGAAATCACGGCAACGGAGGTGGTGGACAGCAACACGGGCCAAACGCTCTTCCAAGGGCAGTTTGTAGCTGGGAGCCTGCGGGATAACAACACCAATGCGCCAAATGTACAGATTCACTCCTACAGCGAACCTCCGAGTGCTCCTTACACCACCGGTGATGCCGATCCACCGGCGCAAAACGTTAAACTGACCGACAAACGAGACTCGGTGAAAGATGGCATAGAGCCTGCTATGGTTGCTCTGAACCCAGTGGCTATCTTAACTGAGGATCGGAGCAAGGCTCGCGGCAGTGACCCGACGAATTTGAGCGTGCGGGATGAGAACTGGCCTCTACAGTTTTATGTGCAACAGGGGCGCTTTGCCAATAAGACCCAGCCCAAGCCCTACGTGGATGACACCTACCGCGCTGATGATCGCTACGGACCAAAGCCGGTTTATGACACCACGATTCCCTCCTCTGACCCAAGGAAGCAAATTCCTGTTGGTAAGAAAGTGGGCGACCCAATTGATGGCACCGTCCCAGGGGCTAGGGACCTGCTGACCCGCAACGTGGCTCCACCGGGCAGCCCAAACAAACGGGAAGACTTAGGACTGGATGGCTATTGGGAGCGGCGAGCCCGCCAAGAAGGCTTGCGGATTATCGTCGGGGAACGTTTGGAACTGGGTAAACCCCTGGATCCACCAGAAGGAAACCCAGCCGATTCTAGTCGCCGCAATGAATTCTATCAGCATCGCACCCTGCGGGACGACCTTGCGGCTGTGCAAGCAGCAGTTGTTTATCACTACAAAGCGCGGGGGACAACCATTGACCCCTCCATTCCCGATCCCTTTACCACTCCCTATCCGGGGCAAAATGAAGGGGGCTATGAGCCTGTGGCCTGCTTGGCCGCCACCTACCACCACGGGACGCCGCAAACCGCCCTGCGGAGCATCATGTTCAACCAGTACAACGGCGTTTCAGGCTTGGGCCAATTCTTTGATTTCTTTACGGGGCGGGGCACCAATGGCTGGGAGTTTGAACCGCCTGACTTTAACAGCCAAGACATGCGGAACGCCCTACAAAATCTTGCGAACGCATACGGCGATCCCCAGGGCGCTTTCCCACCAACACAGGGAACCACGGTTCACCCTGACCCAACCACAACCAAGGCGGGGAACTTCTCCAATCTGAGGCGTGCCATGGAAGCGTGGGAGAACGCAGGCTGGAACCTCAGAGCCCTTAGCCTTGCGGATCAGAGCACCATCCACACCGCTGGCTGCGCCCTAGGAATGCTCGCCTATAGCGTGCATAAGCTGCAAACACTCAGTCTGCCTGGGGCTCTTGGGACGACGCTGGACAACCAGATTAACATTCTCAGGACTACTGGTGGTACTAGTACTACTGGTCCTCAAGTGCAGATAGACGGACAACGAGTAGACCAAAGCCCACCACCATACCCACCAGGGACAACAAGTGGGGTTGTCACAGTCATTCGCAATGGTTTCCCTTCTAGTCGTCCCCTTTCCTATCGCGGGGGCTATCTGGATGCCAATGCCTACATCACTGCCCTGATCTCTGACACTAGCTGGGGTCAGCGACCGCTCCAAGAGACTAGTGCCGACGTTAATGCTCGCCTTGCGCGGCTAATTGCCCTCAGGGAGCAAGTTGTGCATGACCTGAATCCCGGTGGGTACCAATGTTCCATTACCGATAATTATCCCAATTTAAAGAAGGCTTTTTGCCTAGACGAGCAATCATCAAACCCTTCACAGCTTTCGAAGCGGGGCTTTGTGCTTGGTCAGGACTTCCTGATGCCTAGCCGCGGTGGGGACACTCCTTATCTAAGGGTTGAGGATGCCCCCAGCTATAACTTTGACCTGGATCCTAATCGAGATAGAGATAAGTATGTCTATGTAAGTGGCGCAGGACTAATGCAGTTGACACGCATTACAACAGATGAGCAAGGCAAAATACTCACCGTAAAACTGAAAAACGTGGGTGCTTCATATAATGCGCCACAGAACAGACAGATTCCAGCAGGTGCCTCCGCTTCCCTTTTGACTGAGACAGGTCAAATTAATGTTGCCGTTGGATTTCCAAATAATCCAATTGTGAATAGTACTACTGTAGATATCAACTACACAGGGCTAAGCCAACCCCTCCAGGTGGGAGATATTATCGAGATTCGCCGTCCTCCTACTGGGGTTGGAGTCCTTGGTCGGGTAGAAGGGGTCTTTGAG is a window of Thermosynechococcus vestitus BP-1 DNA encoding:
- a CDS encoding Rpn family recombination-promoting nuclease/putative transposase translates to MRRDSLFYQLFALLGIDTPEGYRFDSVELKQTAFRIDGVFVPPDPAGTVYFCEVQFQRDNTFYERFFAEIFLYLRLYRSTFADWQAVVIYPNRQTEQESFAPYDLLVHSPRLRRVYLNELGSPDNLPLSLALMQLTVLSEAEMPTVARLLAERTHTEAVPRPEVIIELITTIVLYKFTELSREEVLRMLGFTTEELKRTRFYREVYAEAREEGLHEGLQQGLQQGLQQGLQQGRQQGLQQGLQQGLEQGLQQGLQQGLQQGEALVILRQLRRRFGSVPSELEERIWRLSVSQIEALAEALLDFRELEEVAAWLGRFA
- the hpsA gene encoding hormogonium polysaccharide biosynthesis protein HpsA gives rise to the protein MKEHYRSLGLSKRQYRKLMRSIRHLFFQLQRWVRRRLAPLGLQQRRQGRLRWGRAGFVLPTVVIVLVVVTLTVAALMIRTLNRTAEVSGQRQEIQVMNATAPAIDRARAKLEYFFTQDPLRPNGVPGEDVINQIIGNQGSAARDPDPYTLADEQRIDFDGDGNLDNAWAFQPTPTSIVAYSILMKRPNDTQLNQSDADKARQLITRSRPMGITELGNQCGDVGNLAGQQTEVGWDEVTSAILRKNFQINAFVYENRNGGQALSTVEFVQERQMERGNKWGAWFRNDLEIFPGPDFRWNGAMHTEGSIFMTSGNGFTAYLVSSPKSCIYTRSASEITATEVVDSNTGQTLFQGQFVAGSLRDNNTNAPNVQIHSYSEPPSAPYTTGDADPPAQNVKLTDKRDSVKDGIEPAMVALNPVAILTEDRSKARGSDPTNLSVRDENWPLQFYVQQGRFANKTQPKPYVDDTYRADDRYGPKPVYDTTIPSSDPRKQIPVGKKVGDPIDGTVPGARDLLTRNVAPPGSPNKREDLGLDGYWERRARQEGLRIIVGERLELGKPLDPPEGNPADSSRRNEFYQHRTLRDDLAAVQAAVVYHYKARGTTIDPSIPDPFTTPYPGQNEGGYEPVACLAATYHHGTPQTALRSIMFNQYNGVSGLGQFFDFFTGRGTNGWEFEPPDFNSQDMRNALQNLANAYGDPQGAFPPTQGTTVHPDPTTTKAGNFSNLRRAMEAWENAGWNLRALSLADQSTIHTAGCALGMLAYSVHKLQTLSLPGALGTTLDNQINILRTTGGTSTTGPQVQIDGQRVDQSPPPYPPGTTSGVVTVIRNGFPSSRPLSYRGGYLDANAYITALISDTSWGQRPLQETSADVNARLARLIALREQVVHDLNPGGYQCSITDNYPNLKKAFCLDEQSSNPSQLSKRGFVLGQDFLMPSRGGDTPYLRVEDAPSYNFDLDPNRDRDKYVYVSGAGLMQLTRITTDEQGKILTVKLKNVGASYNAPQNRQIPAGASASLLTETGQINVAVGFPNNPIVNSTTVDINYTGLSQPLQVGDIIEIRRPPTGVGVLGRVEGVFEVVPSTSTLPLPPNTARVRYIGGTERSGSGSANIAVGSEVVVLWRKNSSPGPLGTFNTVIKYPALQRIFNGVTPDRIVATPRPNTSAFLTPTETATGNTSGFPNRLNQIIDFNGNAVNVAFLDNALFNGREEMVVREMDIDLDLLRRKTIGGDTWLPMGGIVYAFREDAVREDGIARPAVSGQNWMNTDPNSPHDPPLAANGISTKPVDFFADPMRRPNGFRLWNGARLDREGIPDDKNIAGLSFISDNPVYIQGDFNLHSSDGTTSNLIEEFTDKLADDWSNFYDRSKLDPRFARPKEDKWRPTEILADAVTILSSNFCNGSANDYFAEAYNNTVRALNNSPENLATNFPDNTGADARVDNSNRIYPTCAGIAKLRTSFLNANRPSADLPNDTVWLRESPFDPSSPIYVDRNGTPWAINYTTGERVDRNGTRLTQYPGGNGADPSPNNPYNAYYSFDDARARNTAQETRVNAVIVSGTVPSRRTQSYGGMHNFPRFLEAWGTLRIQGSFIQLNFSTQATAPFDQDQWEIPNDPSCQNVNTAFNCSAKTWERIQYYGAPQRRWGYDVALQLAPAGPVARRFITPGRQRTEYYTELRADDPYILRLRCARRPAGMGGGRIDPNLDDAQCDA